Proteins from a single region of Fusobacterium gonidiaformans ATCC 25563:
- the nagB gene encoding glucosamine-6-phosphate deaminase, protein MRVIITEKNVVDWAAVYVARKIKEFQPTKERPFVLGLPTGGTPLGMYKRLIQFYQDGLLSFENVVTFNMDEYVGLEANNEQSYHYYMHHNFFDHIDIPKENINILNGMTEDYEKECREYEEKIKKVGGIHLFLGGVGEDGHIAFNEPGSSLSSRTRDKELTTDTILANARFFDNDITKVPKLALTVGVGTILDAKEVLIMVNGPKKARALHKGIEEGVNHLWTISALQLHEKGIIVTDEEACNELMVGTYRYYKDIEKDNLDTEQLIQDFYREYR, encoded by the coding sequence ATGCGAGTTATCATTACAGAAAAAAATGTTGTAGACTGGGCTGCAGTCTATGTAGCAAGAAAAATCAAAGAATTCCAACCTACCAAAGAGAGACCTTTTGTTTTAGGACTTCCGACTGGTGGAACTCCTTTGGGAATGTATAAACGATTGATTCAATTTTATCAAGATGGTTTATTGTCTTTTGAAAATGTAGTTACCTTTAATATGGACGAATATGTCGGCTTAGAAGCAAATAATGAACAAAGTTACCATTACTATATGCATCACAATTTTTTTGATCATATTGATATTCCAAAAGAAAATATTAACATTTTAAACGGAATGACAGAAGATTATGAAAAAGAATGTCGAGAGTATGAAGAAAAAATAAAAAAAGTAGGAGGAATTCATCTTTTCTTAGGAGGAGTTGGGGAAGATGGACACATTGCATTTAATGAACCTGGTTCTTCTTTAAGTTCTAGAACTCGAGATAAAGAATTGACAACAGATACAATTTTAGCAAATGCAAGATTTTTTGATAACGATATTACAAAAGTTCCAAAATTAGCATTGACAGTTGGAGTTGGAACGATTTTAGATGCAAAAGAAGTTTTGATCATGGTAAATGGACCTAAAAAAGCAAGAGCTTTACATAAAGGGATTGAGGAAGGAGTCAATCATCTTTGGACAATTTCTGCTTTACAATTACATGAAAAAGGGATTATTGTTACTGATGAAGAAGCTTGCAATGAACTTATGGTAGGAACATATCGATATTATAAAGATATTGAAAAAGATAATTTGGATACAGAGCAACTTATACAAGATTTTTATCGAGAATATAGATAA
- a CDS encoding MurR/RpiR family transcriptional regulator, giving the protein MSVILKLKMMRENFSKMEQKIADYILKHPEEVKQLTTYQVAKVCKTSQASIVRFAKKMGFSGYPDFKLSLSQDMGVLSAKKEVSIIDSEIDSNDSLQEVCQKVARENMRAIEDTYSLLDFKELEKAVKALGKAKKIMILGAGFSGVVARDLSYKLLELGKDVVFESDFHMQFSLLTTMTSMDILFVISYSGKTKEVYEITKKAKERGIQIITLTTIAGNPIRDLGDITLNTVELNKNFRATALSPRISQMTVIDMLYVKLILENKEMEENILEAMEIVKNFKL; this is encoded by the coding sequence ATGAGTGTAATTTTAAAGCTGAAAATGATGCGTGAGAATTTTAGTAAAATGGAACAAAAAATAGCAGACTATATTTTAAAGCACCCAGAAGAAGTAAAACAATTAACGACCTATCAAGTTGCCAAAGTTTGTAAAACAAGCCAAGCATCTATCGTACGATTTGCAAAAAAGATGGGATTTTCTGGATATCCAGATTTTAAACTTTCCCTAAGTCAAGATATGGGAGTTCTTTCTGCTAAAAAAGAGGTAAGCATTATTGATAGTGAAATTGATTCTAATGATAGTTTACAAGAAGTTTGTCAAAAAGTAGCTCGTGAAAATATGCGAGCTATTGAAGATACCTATTCCTTACTAGATTTTAAAGAATTAGAAAAAGCTGTAAAAGCTTTAGGAAAAGCAAAAAAAATTATGATATTAGGAGCAGGATTTTCAGGAGTTGTCGCTAGAGATCTTTCTTATAAGTTATTAGAACTGGGAAAAGATGTTGTTTTTGAATCTGATTTCCATATGCAGTTTAGTTTATTAACAACCATGACTTCTATGGATATTCTATTTGTGATTTCCTATAGTGGAAAAACAAAAGAGGTTTATGAGATTACTAAGAAAGCAAAAGAACGAGGAATCCAAATTATTACTCTCACTACGATTGCAGGAAATCCTATTCGAGATTTGGGAGATATTACTTTGAATACGGTGGAATTAAATAAAAATTTTAGAGCAACAGCTCTTTCACCAAGAATTTCACAGATGACAGTGATTGATATGCTATATGTAAAATTGATTTTAGAAAATAAAGAAATGGAAGAAAATATATTGGAAGCTATGGAGATAGTGAAAAACTTTAAACTATAA
- a CDS encoding TIGR01212 family radical SAM protein (This family includes YhcC from E. coli K-12, an uncharacterized radical SAM protein.) encodes MGRFYSLNDYFRDTFGEKIYKVSLDGGFTCPNRDGKVGFGGCIFCSEEGSGEFSGDRHKKIYQQIEDQLQLISKKFPSGKVIAYFQNFTNTYADISYLKKVYEEALSHPRVMGLAIATRPDCLGEDVLQLLDEMNQKTFLWIELGLQTVNEEVATFFHRGYPLSVYTKACDDLKKYRIRFVTHILLGLPKEKEEDGLKTALYAQECGTWGIKIHCLYVQKNTYLEQLYKNHEIKIQKKDEFVKKVVTILENLSYNIVIHRLTGDGDRESLIAPLWTLKKRDVLNSIQKELKLRENLKK; translated from the coding sequence ATGGGAAGATTTTATTCTTTGAATGATTACTTTCGGGATACTTTCGGAGAAAAAATATATAAGGTGTCTTTAGATGGAGGGTTTACTTGTCCTAATCGAGATGGAAAAGTTGGTTTTGGTGGATGTATTTTCTGTAGTGAAGAAGGAAGTGGAGAATTTTCCGGAGATAGACATAAAAAAATATATCAACAAATAGAAGATCAATTACAGTTAATTTCTAAAAAATTTCCATCTGGAAAGGTGATTGCTTATTTTCAAAATTTTACAAATACTTATGCAGACATCTCTTATTTAAAAAAGGTATATGAAGAAGCACTTTCTCATCCTAGAGTTATGGGTTTAGCAATTGCAACTCGTCCCGATTGTCTCGGAGAAGATGTTTTACAATTATTAGATGAAATGAATCAAAAAACTTTTTTATGGATAGAACTAGGCTTACAAACAGTGAATGAAGAGGTTGCTACTTTTTTTCATAGAGGCTATCCTCTATCTGTCTACACAAAAGCCTGTGACGATTTAAAAAAATATAGAATTCGATTTGTCACTCATATTCTTTTAGGTTTACCAAAAGAGAAGGAAGAAGATGGATTAAAAACAGCTTTATATGCTCAAGAATGTGGAACTTGGGGGATAAAAATTCATTGCTTATATGTACAAAAAAACACATATTTGGAACAACTTTATAAGAATCATGAAATAAAAATACAAAAAAAAGATGAATTTGTGAAAAAAGTAGTTACAATATTAGAAAATTTATCATATAATATAGTTATCCATAGATTAACAGGAGATGGAGATCGAGAAAGTTTAATTGCTCCACTATGGACTTTAAAGAAAAGAGATGTTTTAAATAGCATTCAAAAAGAATTAAAACTACGGGAAAATTTAAAGAAATAA
- a CDS encoding asparaginase, translated as MKNRILLINTGGTIGMIGEPLQPSKDWKEITKNHPILWDFPVDYYQMENLVDSSDMNPDIWLEIAKILKKEYENYDGFVILHGTDTMSYTASALSFLCKNLSKPIILTGSQVPLAKPRSDALQNLITAIQIASQYKIPEVCILFRDNLLRGNRSKKIDATNYFGFSSPNYPVLGEIGAEIKISWDKILSFPKEKFQVEENLCSDIIVLEIFPGMNIEFYNTILNSSIKGIILKTFGNGNAPTSLCFLEFLKELQKKKIPVINVTQCIRGSVEHGKYAASHNLISLGVISSKDMTTEASITKLMYLLGKNYSYEEIQEAFQKNLAGEIS; from the coding sequence ATGAAAAATCGAATTTTGCTTATCAATACAGGTGGAACTATTGGTATGATAGGAGAACCGCTACAACCTAGTAAAGATTGGAAAGAAATCACAAAAAATCATCCTATTTTATGGGACTTTCCTGTGGATTATTATCAAATGGAAAATTTAGTAGACTCTTCGGATATGAATCCTGATATTTGGCTTGAGATAGCAAAAATTTTAAAAAAAGAATATGAAAACTATGATGGATTTGTAATTTTACATGGTACGGATACGATGTCTTATACCGCTTCTGCTCTTTCTTTTCTATGTAAAAATTTGTCTAAACCGATTATTTTGACAGGATCCCAAGTTCCCTTAGCAAAGCCAAGAAGTGATGCCTTACAAAATTTGATTACTGCCATACAAATTGCCTCACAGTACAAAATTCCGGAAGTTTGTATTTTATTTCGGGATAATTTATTGCGTGGAAATCGCTCTAAAAAAATAGACGCAACTAACTACTTCGGTTTTTCATCTCCAAATTATCCGGTCCTTGGAGAAATTGGTGCTGAAATTAAAATCTCATGGGATAAAATTCTATCTTTTCCAAAAGAAAAATTCCAAGTAGAAGAAAACTTATGTTCTGATATTATCGTTTTGGAAATTTTTCCAGGAATGAATATTGAATTTTATAATACTATTTTAAATTCTTCGATAAAAGGAATTATTTTAAAAACCTTTGGAAATGGAAATGCTCCTACTTCCTTATGTTTTTTAGAATTTTTAAAAGAATTACAGAAGAAAAAAATTCCAGTCATCAACGTAACACAATGTATTCGTGGAAGTGTAGAACATGGAAAATATGCTGCTAGTCATAATTTGATTTCTCTTGGTGTCATTTCTTCCAAGGATATGACAACAGAGGCAAGTATTACTAAACTTATGTATCTTCTTGGAAAGAACTATTCTTATGAAGAGATTCAAGAAGCTTTCCAAAAAAATTTAGCGGGAGAAATTTCCTAA
- a CDS encoding ankyrin repeat domain-containing protein, translating to MSKKSFLILSCILIILNMGCRRQISNQKIDYPMKKIESAIATNNVLLLKDFLLHTENRKEFIYMALDYNSLDVLEFLLHFPKLEEGVANSPYFYVQGKEAFQLLQKHSYDVNVKNYEGKSLAEYYYDTKGIEFFKYFLEEAAKLDLSKENSLIFKAIASEDIELIHLLIKRKADFTVLDKKGNYPIYYAKTTAIISRLLDFPYDLQHKNFRKENVLGEVYLRLQKSQKRDLLRKCARLGIDSNYSSYQKEQ from the coding sequence ATGTCTAAAAAATCTTTTCTCATTTTATCTTGTATTTTAATTATTCTAAATATGGGTTGTCGTCGACAAATTTCAAATCAAAAGATAGACTACCCTATGAAAAAAATAGAGTCAGCCATTGCTACGAATAATGTCCTTCTGTTAAAAGATTTTTTACTTCATACAGAAAATCGAAAAGAATTTATCTATATGGCATTGGATTATAACAGTTTAGATGTTTTAGAGTTTTTATTACATTTTCCAAAGCTAGAGGAAGGGGTAGCTAATTCTCCTTACTTTTATGTCCAAGGAAAAGAAGCTTTTCAATTATTACAAAAACATTCTTATGATGTCAATGTAAAAAATTACGAAGGGAAAAGCCTAGCGGAATATTATTATGATACCAAAGGCATTGAATTTTTTAAGTATTTCTTAGAAGAAGCTGCGAAATTGGACTTATCCAAAGAAAATTCTCTTATTTTTAAGGCAATTGCTTCTGAAGATATTGAGCTAATACATTTACTCATAAAGAGAAAAGCAGATTTTACAGTGTTAGATAAAAAAGGGAATTATCCTATTTATTATGCAAAAACTACTGCGATTATCAGCCGTTTACTAGATTTTCCTTATGATTTACAACACAAAAATTTTAGAAAAGAAAATGTTTTAGGGGAAGTGTACTTACGTTTACAAAAATCTCAAAAGAGGGATTTATTAAGAAAGTGTGCTAGATTGGGTATAGATAGCAACTATTCTTCTTATCAAAAAGAGCAATAA
- the typA gene encoding translational GTPase TypA — protein sequence MKIKNIAIIAHVDHGKTTLVDCLLRQGGAFGSHELEKVEERIMDSDDIEKERGITIFSKNASVRYKDYKINIVDTPGHADFGGEVQRIMKMVDSVLLLVDAFEGPMPQTKYVLKKALEQGHRPIVVVNKIDKPNSRPEEVLYMIYDLFIELNANDYQLEFPVVYASSKAGFAKKELTDEEKDMQPLFDTILEFVEDPDGDKNHPTQFLITNTEYDNYVGKLAVGRIHNGMLRRNQEVMIMKRDGAQVKGKVSVLYGYEGLRRVELQEAEAGDIVCIAGMENIEIGETLADVNNPVALPVIDIDEPTLAMTFMVNDSPFVGKDGKYVTSRHIWDRLQKEVQNNVSMRVEATDTPDAFVVKGRGELQLSILLENMRREGFEVQVSKPRVLMKEIDGVKMEPMEMALIDVDDSYTGVVIEKMGVRKAEMIAMTPGQDGYTRLEFKVPARGLIGFRNEFLTVTKGTGILNHSFFEFEAFKGEIPTRNKGVLIATEPGVTVPYALNNLQDRGTLFLDPGIPVYEGMIVGEHNRENDLVVNVCKTKKLTNMRAAGSDDAVQLATPRKFSLEQALDYIAEDELVEVTPLNIRLRKKILKEGERRRNRSDV from the coding sequence ATGAAAATTAAAAACATTGCAATTATTGCCCACGTTGACCATGGGAAGACTACCTTAGTCGATTGTTTATTACGACAAGGAGGAGCATTTGGAAGTCACGAATTGGAAAAAGTAGAAGAAAGAATTATGGATTCCGATGATATTGAAAAGGAAAGAGGAATTACCATTTTTTCTAAAAATGCTTCTGTTCGATATAAAGATTATAAAATTAATATTGTAGATACTCCTGGCCATGCTGATTTTGGAGGAGAAGTACAAAGAATTATGAAGATGGTAGATTCTGTTCTTCTATTGGTAGATGCTTTTGAAGGACCTATGCCACAAACAAAATATGTATTAAAAAAGGCATTAGAACAAGGGCATAGACCTATTGTTGTTGTCAATAAAATTGATAAACCGAATTCAAGACCGGAAGAAGTTCTGTATATGATTTATGATTTATTCATTGAATTAAATGCAAATGACTATCAATTAGAATTTCCTGTAGTATATGCTTCTAGTAAAGCAGGATTTGCTAAAAAAGAATTAACGGACGAAGAAAAGGATATGCAACCTTTATTTGATACTATTTTAGAATTTGTAGAAGATCCTGATGGAGATAAAAATCACCCAACTCAATTCCTAATTACAAATACAGAATATGATAACTACGTCGGTAAATTAGCAGTAGGAAGAATTCATAATGGAATGTTAAGAAGAAATCAGGAAGTTATGATTATGAAAAGAGATGGAGCTCAAGTAAAAGGAAAAGTTTCCGTTCTATATGGTTATGAAGGATTACGAAGAGTAGAATTACAAGAAGCAGAAGCAGGAGATATCGTGTGTATTGCCGGTATGGAAAATATTGAAATCGGAGAAACATTAGCAGATGTAAATAATCCAGTCGCTTTGCCTGTTATTGATATTGACGAACCGACATTGGCAATGACCTTTATGGTAAATGACTCTCCATTTGTTGGAAAAGATGGAAAATATGTAACTTCCAGACATATTTGGGATCGATTACAAAAAGAAGTACAAAATAATGTAAGTATGAGAGTGGAAGCGACAGATACTCCGGATGCTTTCGTTGTCAAAGGAAGAGGAGAACTTCAACTTTCCATTTTGTTGGAAAATATGAGAAGAGAAGGATTCGAAGTACAAGTTTCGAAACCAAGAGTGTTAATGAAAGAAATTGACGGAGTCAAAATGGAGCCGATGGAAATGGCTTTGATTGATGTGGATGACAGCTATACAGGAGTAGTTATTGAAAAAATGGGTGTTCGTAAAGCGGAAATGATTGCGATGACTCCAGGACAAGATGGATATACCCGTTTAGAATTTAAAGTTCCGGCAAGAGGATTGATTGGATTTCGAAATGAATTCCTAACGGTTACAAAAGGGACAGGAATTTTAAACCATTCCTTCTTTGAATTTGAAGCTTTTAAAGGAGAAATTCCTACTAGAAATAAAGGAGTTTTAATTGCAACAGAACCAGGGGTAACGGTTCCTTATGCTTTAAATAATTTACAAGATAGAGGAACTCTATTTTTAGATCCTGGAATTCCGGTATATGAAGGAATGATTGTAGGAGAACATAATCGTGAAAATGATTTGGTTGTGAATGTATGTAAAACCAAGAAGTTAACGAATATGCGAGCTGCTGGAAGTGACGATGCGGTACAATTGGCGACTCCAAGAAAATTTAGTTTGGAACAAGCTCTAGATTATATTGCAGAAGATGAATTGGTAGAGGTAACTCCATTAAATATTCGATTACGTAAAAAAATCCTAAAAGAAGGAGAAAGAAGAAGAAATCGAAGTGATGTCTAA
- the truB gene encoding tRNA pseudouridine(55) synthase TruB → MDGIIIINKEKGMSSFDVIRSLRKLLQERKIGHTGTLDPLATGVLILCLGKATRLSQEIEAQEKVYEAEMEFGYQTDTYDLEGEIVATSPKKEVKREEFEEVLSHWKGKISQIPPMYSAIKIQGKKLYELARKGIEIKREGREVEIFGIDILDFEGKKAKIRTKVSKGTYIRSLIYDIGEELGSFATMTALNRIQVGEHHLKNSYTISEIHDKINVCDFSFCIPVEEYFSFPKIQLEGEKNLILFRNGNTVIFKEKDGKYRVYQNGLFLGLGKIEKQRLKGYKYF, encoded by the coding sequence GTGGATGGAATTATTATAATCAATAAAGAAAAAGGAATGTCTTCTTTCGATGTCATTCGTTCTTTACGAAAATTATTACAAGAACGAAAAATAGGGCATACTGGAACACTAGATCCTTTAGCAACAGGAGTCTTAATCTTGTGTCTTGGAAAAGCAACTCGTTTGTCACAAGAGATCGAAGCTCAAGAGAAAGTATATGAAGCCGAAATGGAATTTGGTTATCAAACAGATACTTATGATTTGGAAGGAGAAATTGTAGCGACTTCTCCTAAAAAAGAAGTAAAGCGTGAAGAATTTGAAGAAGTTCTTAGCCATTGGAAAGGAAAAATTTCTCAAATTCCTCCTATGTACTCCGCTATTAAAATACAAGGAAAAAAATTGTATGAACTAGCAAGAAAGGGTATTGAGATTAAAAGAGAAGGAAGAGAAGTAGAAATTTTTGGTATTGATATCTTGGATTTTGAAGGGAAAAAAGCGAAAATTCGAACGAAAGTTTCCAAAGGAACCTATATTCGTTCTTTGATTTATGATATTGGAGAAGAGTTAGGAAGTTTTGCTACCATGACAGCACTCAATCGAATACAAGTAGGAGAACATCATTTGAAAAATTCCTATACAATTTCAGAAATTCATGATAAAATAAATGTCTGTGATTTTAGTTTTTGTATTCCCGTAGAAGAGTATTTCTCTTTTCCTAAAATACAATTAGAAGGAGAGAAAAATCTAATTCTTTTCCGTAATGGAAATACTGTAATTTTTAAAGAAAAAGATGGGAAATATCGAGTGTATCAAAATGGACTATTTTTAGGACTAGGAAAAATAGAAAAGCAAAGACTAAAAGGATATAAGTATTTTTAA
- a CDS encoding MalY/PatB family protein has product MMNDVFLKHWDRSQNLSAKWDELEAKFGDKDLYPLWIADMDFPAPKEVIDAVVEKAKQGIYGYTARPSSYYQALCDWTEKRFHYSLNPKYLIHSPGGVTSFTLALEVLTEKGDAVLVTPPVYPGFFRTITGTGRKLVTSPMLETSMGNFEINWEEFEEKIIQEKVKVFIFCNPHNPIGKVYKEEELKKIANICLKHNVRIIEDQMWRDLTFGEAKTISLLQLGEEVRENTVACLSATKTFNLAGLHASFLYVSNEKIRLTLIDKIEVLDIHRNNALSIVAMETAFQKGEAWLQSALEYLEENLKMAVDFIHKELPEIKAYMPESTYTLWVNFSHYSLQGEEITKHLAKYGKIATGNGVPYGQGGETCQRINLACSREVLLKSLEGLKVAVEAMGE; this is encoded by the coding sequence ATGATGAATGATGTTTTTTTGAAGCATTGGGACAGATCCCAAAATCTATCTGCAAAATGGGATGAATTAGAAGCAAAATTTGGAGATAAAGATTTATATCCTCTTTGGATAGCAGATATGGATTTTCCTGCTCCAAAAGAAGTAATCGATGCCGTAGTGGAAAAAGCAAAACAAGGAATTTACGGATACACTGCAAGACCAAGTTCTTATTACCAAGCTCTTTGTGATTGGACTGAAAAAAGGTTTCACTATAGTTTAAATCCAAAGTATTTAATTCATAGCCCTGGAGGAGTGACTAGCTTTACCTTAGCTTTGGAAGTTTTAACAGAGAAAGGCGATGCTGTTTTGGTAACTCCACCAGTATACCCTGGATTTTTTAGAACGATTACAGGAACAGGAAGAAAATTAGTAACATCTCCTATGTTAGAAACTTCTATGGGAAATTTTGAAATTAATTGGGAAGAATTTGAAGAAAAAATCATTCAGGAAAAAGTAAAGGTCTTTATTTTTTGTAACCCCCATAATCCAATTGGAAAGGTATATAAAGAAGAAGAATTAAAAAAAATTGCTAATATTTGTTTGAAGCACAATGTTAGAATTATTGAAGATCAAATGTGGAGAGATTTGACTTTTGGAGAAGCAAAAACGATTTCTTTATTACAATTAGGAGAAGAAGTAAGAGAAAATACAGTGGCTTGTCTATCTGCAACGAAAACATTTAATTTAGCGGGATTGCATGCTTCTTTCTTGTATGTTTCAAACGAAAAAATTCGTTTGACTTTGATTGATAAAATTGAAGTTTTAGATATTCACAGAAATAATGCATTAAGCATTGTTGCTATGGAAACCGCTTTTCAAAAAGGCGAAGCATGGTTACAATCGGCTTTGGAATATTTAGAAGAAAATTTAAAAATGGCTGTGGACTTTATTCATAAAGAGTTGCCGGAAATTAAGGCTTATATGCCGGAAAGTACCTATACTCTTTGGGTAAATTTTTCTCATTATTCTCTTCAAGGAGAGGAAATTACAAAACATTTGGCAAAATATGGAAAGATAGCAACTGGAAATGGAGTGCCTTATGGACAAGGAGGCGAAACTTGCCAAAGAATTAACTTGGCTTGTTCTCGAGAAGTTCTACTAAAATCATTAGAAGGACTAAAAGTAGCGGTAGAAGCAATGGGAGAATAG